The following proteins are co-located in the Halorussus caseinilyticus genome:
- a CDS encoding zf-TFIIB domain-containing protein, translated as MAHGRGLDCLQCGTKLSQRQEHGVTIDYCENCGGVWLDPGELNALTGGKKHHKKHHKHHDIDVDDAFEEDEEYEEEAYEEEEEGGGILGTIADALGGGEEEDGWGEEEGFEEEEDWGGEAEFEEDF; from the coding sequence AATGTGGTACCAAACTGTCACAGCGACAGGAACATGGCGTGACGATAGATTATTGTGAAAACTGTGGCGGCGTGTGGCTCGACCCCGGCGAGTTGAACGCGCTGACCGGCGGCAAGAAACACCACAAAAAGCACCACAAACACCACGACATCGACGTAGACGACGCTTTCGAGGAGGATGAGGAGTACGAGGAAGAAGCGTACGAGGAGGAGGAAGAAGGGGGTGGAATCCTCGGAACTATCGCGGACGCGCTCGGTGGCGGCGAAGAAGAAGACGGCTGGGGCGAAGAAGAGGGATTCGAAGAGGAAGAAGACTGGGGCGGAGAAGCGGAGTTCGAAGAGGACTTCTGA